The following are encoded together in the Culex pipiens pallens isolate TS chromosome 1, TS_CPP_V2, whole genome shotgun sequence genome:
- the LOC120419270 gene encoding E3 ubiquitin-protein ligase Ubr3, with product MKRMESSGMAASGGSAGASGSGGRRMSAESGGSGQITLERLREMGKKNASARVHRELAVTGQSESLGLLLDYYLSPGRTITDAESIDWCKWLIAGGRTPGEFASIVRGYDNHAKCGLVWIPHVVAYRCRTCGISPCMSICRDCFKRGNHTDHDFNMFLSQAGGACDCGDTSVMKAEGFCSDHGINNCQNKAPVPEDLMVVAEAMMPRMLLRLLLHFRDHNAKNHNSTVYSRTAKYCDDYCSMLMEFNNMGELMRRVMTKALIHEDTYRRLVEPPFPSNEYGKFLEHSRRKYEEAVRLFPSPEPPDEYRHLPALGETIVHKTLLEEFIFWTFKYEFPQNIVCFLLNMLPDQDYKEHLTRTFVMHYCRIPSVLEMSNDPDTLSNRVVHMSVQLFSNESLALKMVEELSLLHVMIISLRQMMSKILVANTLHDPKKNFHYVIDCAKRVMKEHCYWPLASDFNNVLSHESVALVFLKDDNLIDMWFQFLSMLQGMNVNIRETGSHVEFEPSSYYAAFSCELEASAYPMWSIISHLKDPSHAPLAKKIMLFCVNYLQDWLDAVNFYIHPKFDKEELYRASFHFPLHRYLAAFICQGVKTMGMSLSDILPSADLLPMLMMHPLRVQSFFYEILSGIWVRNGLQIKGQAMTYIQANFCNSMVDMDLFFLQICATQLPANRFLTECISIFGVTDWLGMGVLSAPQEMEQDSMLEGLLTFLATLITSRVNLGNDETTQCIIEISALLATGDKTHSQLLELMPERSGNAHTRNFEKFLKELSVYRPPPVGSENLEQGLFMPVGEVWERWYDPLHVLLRAVHRRDFQNSMDRFSGYVKGVGKMPKSGSLWPPFRLPSSCGRVYSDPGGILSSRVLHAALLAIFYRAVHTHSVSEHMLALAVFLLEMAVSNCESNKDSGSELECGGRSGGSSAVRQGSVDESSPVGVPSSVPELLNCYPSNCLSDNLKMTIRRISLLPGEPQVMPANYQNQSAGTPTFDSDVEWELSESETLPMLVGSVDNEYGQHLNNIGAEVAIPQDLSVVRESSLARRMDDDDDYGQMMVDDGLQSLPPISQRQALTYNNNNNESASGGRLPLPAPPSPGSGAVAIPRVTSEIYNESSMELVIRHDFPLAPSQTSSVVSGEATRTITPDTTMFSSSVPSNAGLMLPFNRVQPVAVPSRPPLPAPPVNSTTTVASTASAANIGQPSSQLVHQLTSSGGRPRHKRRNIEASGESTAHHHEPDTVAIEESILSLLLKLHSQLSGALDSFSLEDETQGEDDEDRMDQDDETMSSSSSQIKLSESRIGDGPFFIGNLLRRIARLDVSCARRINEIRHSLWPNQRERQAEQKAREAKEREERSKRAKERQKKMMEEFASRQKAFMEQANMDCFEGDEEEEEEMIEMPREKEYDCIICNTTGPSTESNPIGLVVLVESSSIVGHRRKEADRCPLPVNDDDKARLERNVKLAAEFNKRVELLQWKFGTSSWFLSHNIGWEGGVHVQSCGHHVHLTCQDSYLKSLHTAARPQNLNVERGEFFCPVCRQLANSVLPLSPSLDRPTPLIRAPSPPYATLVNELMNLIKENKRPPTTTKFYEAMGRAMENMTSCTQRNIKKHPVTIQSLFSFVISIARINLESEVIQRGGSLITQKDLRYKPKRDCIVPLLHVLSLHVRLMINDDSPMRFKVGEDWPAWRSWATLCGLQLAQRQQEETSGSGLAAGATTTEMEDSTGGSAAASLPTFGTNDVIPALLNDPCALMLKFILLAPLHLDQAYFTSIVKVTFNLLYYQIVLQLCTHLSEDECDRLVEDYSSASPTVIREKGVPHIGPAMAFVLANLDRCRHIRSDSVLMTDHSAMDGGATTPNGSSDPSPRPKLDLDVLEKRLQRLCLPFLRVAALLRHHIYHSEIPEIPGPHWEFSRLVYYLELVTVSMDLDKFNAAKALCFLPGTELALPKFWCDQLREIRPTYDSTRSLIVAQHVEWQQPKLLGLPREYERLFTYYHEQPCLKCQNVPKESSICLLCGTIVCLKQACCKDQECCEAVRHSISCGGGTGIFLVVTSTYIIIIRDRRACLWGSLYLDDYDEEDRDLKRGKPLYLSEDRFNLLESQWLSHRFAHTKHTWVWHRDSL from the exons TGCGCGGCTACGACAACCACGCCAAGTGCGGCCTGGTGTGGATTCCGCACGTGGTGGCCTACCGGTGCCGGACCTGCGGTATCTCGCCGTGCATGTCCATCTGCCGGGACTGCTTCAAGCGGGGCAACCACACCGATCACGATTTCAACATGTTCCTGTCGCAGGCTGGCGGCGCTTGCGACTGCGGCGACACGTCGGTCATGAAGGCCGAGGGGTTCTGCAGTGACCATGGGATCAACAACTGCCAGAACAAGGCGCCCGTGCCGGAAGACCTGATGGTCGTCGCGGAAGCCATGATGCCGCGGATGTTGCTCCGGCTGCTGTTGCACTTCCGCGACCACAACGCCAAAAACCACAACTCGACGGTGTACAGCCGGACGGCCAAGTACTGTGATGACTACTGCAGCATGCTGATGGAGTTCAACAACATGGGCGAGCTGATGCGACGGGTTATGACCAAAGCACTGATCCACGAGGACACGTACCGGCGGCTGGTGGAACCGCCCTTTCCCTCCAACGAGTACGGCAAGTTCCTCGAGCACAGCCGGCGCAAGTACGAGGAAGCGGTGCGGCTGTTTCCCTCGCCGGAACCACCCGACGAGTACCGGCACCTGCCGGCCCTCGGCGAAACCATCGTGCACAAGACGCTGCTCGAGGAGTTTATCTTCTGGACGTTCAAGTACGAGTTCCCGCAGAACATTGTGTGCTTCCTGCTGAACATGCTGCCCGACCAGGACTACAAG GAACACCTCACGCGCACCTTCGTCATGCACTACTGCCGGATACCGAGCGTGCTCGAGATGTCCAACGATCCGGACACGCTGAGCAACCGCGTCGTGCACATGAGCGTCCAGCTGTTCTCGAACGAGAGTCTCGCCCTCAAGATGGTCGAGGAGCTGAGCCTGCTGCACGTGATGATCATCAGCTTGCGGCAGATGATGTCCAAGATATTGGTCGCGAACACGCTGCACG ATCCGAAGAAAAACTTCCACTACGTGATCGACTGCGCGAAGCGGGTCATGAAGGAGCACTGCTACTGGCCGCTGGCGTCCGACTTTAACAACGTGCTGTCGCACGAGAGCGTCGCGCTGGTCTTCCTGAAGGACGATAACCTGATCGATATGTGGTTCCAGTTTCTGTCGATGTTGCAAG GCATGAACGTCAACATCCGCGAGACGGGCAGCCACGTCGAGTTCGAGCCCAGTTCCTACTACGCCGCGTTCAGCTGCGAGCTGGAGGCGAGCGCGTACCCCATGTGGTCCATCATCTCGCACCTGAAGGACCCCTCGCACGCCCCCCTCGCCAAGAAGATCATGCTGTTCTGCGTCAACTACCTGCAGGACTGGCTGGACGCGGTCAACTTCTACATCCACCCCAAGTTCGACAAGGAGGAGCTGTACCGAGCGTCGTTTCACTTCCCGCTGCACCGCTACCTGGCGGCGTTCATCTGCCAGGGCGTCAAGACGATGGGCATGTCGCTGAGCGACATCCTGCCGTCGGCCGACCTGCTGCCGATGCTGATGATGCACCCGCTGCGCGTTCAG AGCTTCTTCTACGAGATCCTGTCCGGCATCTGGGTGCGCAACGGGCTCCAGATCAAGGGCCAGGCCATGACGTACATCCAGGCGAACTTTTGCAACTCGATGGTCGATATGGATCTTTTCTTTCTGCAGATCTGCGCGACCCAGCTGCCCGCGAATCGCTTCCTCACGGAGTGCATCTCGATCTTTGGCGTGACCGACTGGCTGGGGATGGGTGTGCTGAGCGCGCCCCAGGAGATGGAGCAGGACTCGATGCTGGAGGGACTGTTGACGTTTTTGGCGACGCTGATTACGTCGCGGGTTAATTTGGGGAACGACGAGACGACGCAGTGTATTATTGAGATTAGTGCGCTGTTGGCGACGGGCGACAAGACGCACAGCCAGCTGCTGGAGTTGATGCCGGAGCGGAGTGGGAACGCGCACACGCGgaattttgagaagtttttgAAGGAGCTGTCGGTGTACCGGCCGCCGCCGGTGGGGTCGGAGAATTTGGAGCAGGGACTGTTTATGCCGGTGGGGGAGGTTTGGGAGCGGTGGTACGATCCGTTGCACGTGCTGTTGAGGGCGGTTCACCGACGGGACTTTCAGAACTCGATGGATCGGTTCAGCGGGTACGTGAAGGGCGTGGGGAAGATGCCCAAGAGTGGCAGCTTGTGGCCACCGTTCCGGTTGCCGAGCTCGTGTGGGCGGGTGTACAGCGACCCGGGTGGGATACTGAGTTCGCGGGTGTTGCACGCAGCGCTGTTGGCGATCTTTTATAGGGCGGTTCACACGCACAGCGTGTCGGAGCACATGTTGGCGTTGGCGGTGTTTCTGCTGGAGATGGCCGTTAGCAACTGTGAGTCGAACAAGGACAGTGGGAGCGAGTTGGAGTGTGGAGGACGTTCCGGGGGGAGTAGTGCGGTGAGACAGGGCTCGGTGGACGAGTCGAGTCCGGTGGGGGTGCCGTCGTCGGTGCCGGAGCTGTTGAACTGCTATCCGAGCAATTGTCTGAGTGATAATTTGAAGATGACAATTAGGCGGATATCGTTGCTGCCGGGTGAGCCGCAGGTCATGCCGGCCAACTACCAGAACCAGAGCGCTGGGACGCCAACGTTTGATAGTGACGTTGAGTGGGAACTGTCTGAAAGTGAGACGCTTCCGATGCTGGTTGGTAGCGTGGACAACGAGTACGGGCAGCATTTGAACAACATTGGGGCGGAGGTAGCGATCCCGCAGGATTTGTCCGTGGTGCGAGAGAGTTCGCTGGCGCGACGCATGGACGACGATGATGACTACGGTCAGATGATGGTGGACGACGGATTGCAGTCGTTGCCACCGATTAGTCAGCGGCAGGCGCTgacctacaacaacaacaacaacgaaagCGCCAGCGGGGGACGACTTCCCCTACCGGCACCTCCATCGCCGGGTTCGGGGGCGGTCGCAATACCGCGCGTCACCAGCGAAATCTACAACGAAAGCAGCATGGAGCTGGTCATTCGGCACGACTTCCCGCTTGCGCCAAGCCAAACGTCGTCGGTGGTGAGTGGGGAAGCCACGCGTACGATCACCCCGGACACGACCATGTTCTCGTCGTCGGTCCCGTCGAACGCGGGCCTCATGTTGCCGTTTAATCGTGTTCAACCGGTTGCAGTTCCTAGCCGACCTCCGTTGCCGGCGCCACCCGTCAACTCGACGACGACCGTTGCCAGTACGGCTTCGGCGGCGAACATTGGCCAGCCGAGTTCGCAGCTGGTTCACCAGCTTACTTCGAGCGGTGGCCGTCCGCGGCACAAGCGCCGTAACATCGAGGCTTCCGGCGAATCAACGGCCCACCACCACGAACCGGACACGGTCGCCATCGAGGAGAGCATCCTGTCGCTGCTGCTCAAGCTGCACTCCCAGCTGAGTGGGGCGTTGGACAGCTTTTCGCTCGAGGACGAAACTCAGGGGGAAGATGACGAGGACCGGATGGACCAGGACGACGAAACGATGAGCAGCTCTTCTAGTCAGATCAAGCTGTCGGAGTCGCGAATTGGCGACGGGCCGTTCTTTATCGGCAATCTGCTGCGGCGGATCGCGCGACTGGACGTGAGTTGTGCGCGGCGGATCAACGAGATCCGGCACAGCCTGTGGCCGAACCAAAGAGAGCGCCAGGCGGAACAGAAAGCACGCGAGGCTAAGGAACGGGAGGAGCGGAGTAAGCGGGCGAAGGAACGCCAGAAGAAGATGATGGAAGAGTTTGCGAGCAGGCAGAAGGCGTTCATGGAGCAGGCGAACATGGACTGCTTCGAGGgcgatgaggaggaggaggaagagatGATCGAGATGCCACGGGAGAAGGAGTACGATTGTATTATCTGTAACACGACGGGGCCGAGTACGGAATCCAATCCGATCGGGTTGGTAGTGCTGGTTGAGTCTAGCAGTATCGTGGGTCATCGACGGAAGGAAGCGGACCGATGTCCACTTCCGGTTAACGACGACGATAAGGCACGTCTCGAGCGTAACGTGAAACTCGCGGCAGAGTTCAACAAACGGGTTGAGCTGCTCCAGTGGAAGTTCGGCACTTCGTCCTGGTTCCTTTCGCACAACATCGGCTGGGAGGGCGGAGTTCACGTGCAGTCATGTGGCCACCACGTGCACCTAACCTGTCAGGATTCCTACCTAAAATCCCTTCACACGGCGGCCCGTCCGCAGAACCTCAACGTTGAACGGGGAGAGTTCTTCTGTCCGGTGTGCCGCCAGCTCGCCAACTCCGTACTCCCGCTCAGTCCCAGCCTGGACCGACCAACGCCGCTCATTCGCGCCCCCTCGCCACCCTACGCCACTCTAGTCAACGAACTGATGAATCTCATCAAGGAGAACAAACGGCCCCCGACCACGACCAAGTTCTACGAAGCGATGGGCCGCGCCATGGAAAACATGACCAGCTGCACGCAGCGCAACATCAAGAAACACCCCGTCACCATCCAGTCCCTTTTCTCCTTCGTCATCTCCATCGCCCGCATCAACCTCGAATCCGAAGTCATCCAACGCGGAGGTTCCCTAATCACCCAGAAAGACCTCCGCTACAAACCCAAACGGGACTGCATCGTCCCACTCCTGCACGTGCTCTCGCTGCACGTCCGCctcatgatcaacgacgactcGCCGATGCGCTTCAAGGTCGGCGAAGACTGGCCAGCGTGGCGCTCGTGGGCCACCCTGTGCGGACTTCAACTCGCGCAACGACAGCAGGAGGAAACGAGCGGGTCGGGATTGGCGGCTGGCGCCACCACTACCGAGATGGAGGACAGCACGGGGGGATCGGCGGCCGCATCGTTGCCCACGTTCGGAACGAACGACGTGATTCCGGCCCTGCTGAACGATCCGTGCGCGCTGATGCTGAAGTTCATTCTGCTGGCGCCGCTGCATTTGGATCAAG CCTACTTCACCAGCATCGTCAAGGTCACCTTCAACCTCCTCTACTACCAAATCGTGCTCCAGCTGTGCACGCACCTGTCCGAGGACGAGTGCGACCGGCTCGTCGAAGACTACTCCTCCGCCTCGCCAACGGTCATCCGCGAAAAAGGCGTCCCGCACATCGGACCGGCCATGGCGTTCGTGCTCGCCAACCTGGACCGCTGCCGGCACATCCGCTCCGACAGCGTCCTCATGACCGACCACAGCGCCATGGACGGCGGCGCCACCACCCCGAACGGCAGCAGTGACCCCTCGCCCCGCCCAAAGCTGGACCTGGACGTGCTGGAGAAGCGGCTGCAGCGGCTGTGCCTTCCCTTTCTGCGGGTGGCGGCCCTGCTGCGGCACCACATCTACCATTCCGAGATTCCGGAGATCCCCGGACCGCACTGGGAGTTTAGCCGGCTCGTGTACTACCTGGAGCTGGTCACCGTCAGCATGGATCTGGACAAGTTCAACGCGGCGAAGGCGTTGTGCTTCCTGCCCGGCACGGAGCTGGCGCTGCCCAAGTTCTGGTGCGATCAGCTGCGCGAGATTCGCCCCACGTACGATTCGACGCGATCGTTGATCGTTGCGCAGCACGTTGAGTGGCAGCAGCCGAAGCTGCTGGGGTTGCCGCGGGAGTACGAGCGGTTGTTTACG TACTACCACGAGCAGCCGTGCCTCAAGTGTCAGAACGTGCCGAAGGAGAGCTCGATCTGTCTGCTGTGCGGTACGATCGTGTGCCTCAAGCAGGCCTGCTGCAAGGATCAGGAGTGCTGCGAGGCCGTGAGG CACTCCATCAGCTGCGGTGGCGGCACGGGCATCTTCCTGGTGGTCACCTCGACCTACATCATCATCATTCGGGACCGGCGGGCCTGTTTGTGGGGATCGCTCTACCTAGACGATTACGACGAGGAGGATCGCGACTTGAA ACGCGgcaagccgctgtatctcagcgaGGATCGCTTCAATCTGCTCGAGTCCCAATGGCTGTCGCACCGGTTCGCCCACACCAAGCACACCTGGGTGTGGCACCGGGATTCGCTGtaa
- the LOC120419272 gene encoding uncharacterized protein LOC120419272 isoform X2 — translation MKWFMVVVAAATICGLSEGARKLKGSTDVDALRHRYLALESRAATIVGQLDQVENQKEEDRSAMRNVVLRELLEIYGGFASEDLGADDTYNEEDYEILTRFYEWQLLQSDLINVHKLFDAFRSFVRNKNQLPRDDPDLELASLDLADTVLSDPHFPVNGTLDQIDTIMVRQGVYYKAQLEAKSTICSFGLSAQQVLYQLYNAISITELKGYSMMQFSWMLLKAYGKGNFTAEAKLMRRRFEDRTNRTQLLLQQVMKQASRDYWRCDPERSQQKEGETFVQITRLLQGYVENEVDMNTDNTCKENCAYYSWGARQEQCFKDLYCSKQPKCSGKIYDCEYLDSDMWICPAATSSNRRYEYIEYENGMVLGQKKHCARGSTKVDSWWRWLFWHCSYCFCLCDDAGKNSDRYINMRESVSDVMDNKVVTGMRFIKKNRIIHLIVQQGRLLPRGQIDNATLEWVQPEDYNVLSPNVRNGRDYHTLNRDNRILDLDDLDVLQGYVLTGVRFRLLGSHLNLEIRMTEMDFATGHLMDPDKSIWIGSDKTEHSDDKRTELKLDRPHVPLLTPSKSIPDSISNQFIRFRESDRGMDAAQTTVPFFDAQPVVPAKPVPLSGAGLFHKGRPKFGGFVAPKVMTYDFGPHVQAPIEQAEDGGRRLPAIN, via the exons ATGAAGTGGTTCATGGTGGTCGTCGCTGCGGCGACGATCTGCGGGTTGTCGGAGGGCGCCCGCAAGCTCAAGGGGTCCACGGACGTGGACGCGCTGCGGCACCGCTATCTGGCGCTGGAGAGTCGCGCCGCGACGATCGTCGGCCAGCTGGACCAGGTTGAAAACCAGAAGGAGGAGGATCGTTCCGCGATGCGGAACGTGGTGCTGCGGGAGCTGCTGGAGATTTACGGCGGGTTTGCGAGTGAAGATCTGGGCGCGGACGATACGTACAACGAGGAGGACTACGAGATTCTGACGCGGTTCTACGAGTGGCAGCTGCTGCAGAGCGACCTGATCAACGTGCACAAGCTGTTTGACGCGTTCCGGTCGTTTGTGCGCAACAAGAACCAGCTGCCGCGGGACGATCCGGACCTGGAGCTGGCCAGTTTGGACCTGGCGGATACGGTGCTGAGCGATCCGCACTTTCCCGTGAACGGCACGCTGGACCAGATCGACACGATCATGGTGCGGCAGGGGGTTTACTACAAGGCGCAACTG GAAGCAAAGTCCACGATATGCAGCTTTGGACTGTCGGCGCAGCAGGTGCTGTACCAGCTGTACAACGCCATCTCGATCACCGAACTCAAGGGATACTCGATGATGCAGTTCTCCTGGATGTTGCTGAAGGCGTACGGTAAAG GCAACTTCACCGCCGAGGCCAAGCTGATGCGGCGGCGGTTCGAGGACCGCACCAACCGGAcccagctgctgctgcagcaggtCATGAAGCAGGCCAGCCGCGACTACTGGCGCTGCGACCCGGAGCGCAGCCAGCAGAAGGAGGGCGAAACGTTCGTGCAGATCACCCGGCTGCTGCAGGGCTACGTCGAGAACGAGGTGGACATGAACACGGACAACACGTGCAAGGAGAACTGCGCGTACTACAGCTGGGGCGCCCGCCAGGAGCAGTGCTTCAAGGACCTGTACTGCTCGAAGCAGCCCAAGTGCTCGGGGAAGATCTACGACTGCGAGTACCTCGACTCGGACATGTGGATCTGCCCGGCGGCGACGAGCAGCAACCGGCGGTACGAGTACATCGAGTACGAGAACGGCATGGTGCTGGGGCAGAAGAAGCACTGCGCGCGGGGCTCGACCAAGGTGGACTCGTGGTGGCGCTGGCTGTTCTGGCACTGCAGCTACTGCTTCTGTCTGTGCGACGACGCCGGCAAGAACTCCGACCGGTACATCAACATGCGCGAGTCCGTCTCGGACGTTATGGATAACAA GGTCGTCACCGGCATGCGCTTCATCAAGAAGAACCGAATCATCCACCTGATCGTTCAGCAAGGTCGTCTGCTGCCACGAGGACAGATCGACAACGCCACGCTGGAGTGGGTTCAACCCGAGGACTACAACGTGCTGTCGCCGAACGTTCGCAACGGACGGGATTACCACACGCTGAACCGCGACAACCGCATCCTGGATCTGGACGACCTGGACGTGCTTCAAGGGTACGTCCTGACCGGCGTTCGCTTCCGCCTGTTGGGTAGCCATCTCAACCTGGAGATCCGGATGACCGAGATGGACTTTGCCACGGGCCACTTGATGGACCCGGACAAGAGCATCTGGATCGGTAGCGACAAGACCGAACATAGCGACGACAAGAG AACCGAACTCAAGCTGGACCGACCGCACGTCCCACTGCTCACCCCCTCCAAGTCCATCCCGGACTCCATCAGCAACCAGTTCATCCGGTTCCGCGAGAGTGATCGCGGCATGGACGCCGCCCAAACGACGGTCCCCTTCTTCGACGCCCAACCCGTAGTTCCCGCTAAACCCGTGCCCCTGTCCGGAGCTGGCCTCTTCCACAAGGGTCGGCCCAAGTTCGGTGGCTTCGTCGCGCCCAAGGTCATGACGTACGACTTTGGCCCCCACGTACAGGCTCCGATCGAGCAAGCGGAAGACGGCGGCCGGCGACTGCCGGCGATCAACTAA
- the LOC120419272 gene encoding uncharacterized protein LOC120419272 isoform X1 has translation MRLPSTSSAVGLWLRILAASCLLLSPHPVRTEPITAASVISVLHLGKEVVSSILETWDLVEEVGDVHLPFKRNKDEKILQKMQELSQQIAASEHQILNTVELSVGNLLKQLAIDGKLEHNLQELADLMNRISNREHLMQSYVNSDERLEQLTLESFASSTVAQDVNSVPELLARIELLVAGSRDLPFRKPGSLELMLHATEEAKSTICSFGLSAQQVLYQLYNAISITELKGYSMMQFSWMLLKAYGKGNFTAEAKLMRRRFEDRTNRTQLLLQQVMKQASRDYWRCDPERSQQKEGETFVQITRLLQGYVENEVDMNTDNTCKENCAYYSWGARQEQCFKDLYCSKQPKCSGKIYDCEYLDSDMWICPAATSSNRRYEYIEYENGMVLGQKKHCARGSTKVDSWWRWLFWHCSYCFCLCDDAGKNSDRYINMRESVSDVMDNKVVTGMRFIKKNRIIHLIVQQGRLLPRGQIDNATLEWVQPEDYNVLSPNVRNGRDYHTLNRDNRILDLDDLDVLQGYVLTGVRFRLLGSHLNLEIRMTEMDFATGHLMDPDKSIWIGSDKTEHSDDKRTELKLDRPHVPLLTPSKSIPDSISNQFIRFRESDRGMDAAQTTVPFFDAQPVVPAKPVPLSGAGLFHKGRPKFGGFVAPKVMTYDFGPHVQAPIEQAEDGGRRLPAIN, from the exons ATGAGATTACCATCAACGAGTAGTGCGGTAGGCCTCTGGCTACGCATTCTAGCCGCTTCATGTCTGCTGCTGAGTCCGCACCCCGTCCGGACGGAACCGATCACGGCGGCCTCCGTCATCTCGGTGCTGCACCTCGGCAAGGAGGTCGTGTCCAGCATCCTCGAGACGTGGGACCTCGTCGAGGAGGTCGGCGATGTGCACCTCCCGTTCAAGCGCAACAAGGACGAGAAGATCCTGCAGAAGATGCAGGAGCTGAGCCAGCAGATCGCCGCCAGTGAACACCAG ATCCTCAACACGGTCGAACTGTCCGTCGGGAACCTGCTCAAGCAGCTGGCCATCGACGGCAAGCTGGAGCACAACCTGCAGGAACTTGCGGACCTGATGAACCGCATCAGCAACCGGGAACACCTGATGCAGTCGTACGTCAACTCGGACGAGCGGCTCGAGCAGCTCACGCTGGAGTCGTTCGCCAGCAGTACGGTGGCGCAGGACGTCAACAGTGTGCCGGAGCTGCTGGCGCGGATCGAGCTGCTGGTGGCGGGCTCGCGGGATTTGCCCTTTCGGAAGCCCGGCTCGTTGGAGCTGATGCTGCACGCGACGGAG GAAGCAAAGTCCACGATATGCAGCTTTGGACTGTCGGCGCAGCAGGTGCTGTACCAGCTGTACAACGCCATCTCGATCACCGAACTCAAGGGATACTCGATGATGCAGTTCTCCTGGATGTTGCTGAAGGCGTACGGTAAAG GCAACTTCACCGCCGAGGCCAAGCTGATGCGGCGGCGGTTCGAGGACCGCACCAACCGGAcccagctgctgctgcagcaggtCATGAAGCAGGCCAGCCGCGACTACTGGCGCTGCGACCCGGAGCGCAGCCAGCAGAAGGAGGGCGAAACGTTCGTGCAGATCACCCGGCTGCTGCAGGGCTACGTCGAGAACGAGGTGGACATGAACACGGACAACACGTGCAAGGAGAACTGCGCGTACTACAGCTGGGGCGCCCGCCAGGAGCAGTGCTTCAAGGACCTGTACTGCTCGAAGCAGCCCAAGTGCTCGGGGAAGATCTACGACTGCGAGTACCTCGACTCGGACATGTGGATCTGCCCGGCGGCGACGAGCAGCAACCGGCGGTACGAGTACATCGAGTACGAGAACGGCATGGTGCTGGGGCAGAAGAAGCACTGCGCGCGGGGCTCGACCAAGGTGGACTCGTGGTGGCGCTGGCTGTTCTGGCACTGCAGCTACTGCTTCTGTCTGTGCGACGACGCCGGCAAGAACTCCGACCGGTACATCAACATGCGCGAGTCCGTCTCGGACGTTATGGATAACAA GGTCGTCACCGGCATGCGCTTCATCAAGAAGAACCGAATCATCCACCTGATCGTTCAGCAAGGTCGTCTGCTGCCACGAGGACAGATCGACAACGCCACGCTGGAGTGGGTTCAACCCGAGGACTACAACGTGCTGTCGCCGAACGTTCGCAACGGACGGGATTACCACACGCTGAACCGCGACAACCGCATCCTGGATCTGGACGACCTGGACGTGCTTCAAGGGTACGTCCTGACCGGCGTTCGCTTCCGCCTGTTGGGTAGCCATCTCAACCTGGAGATCCGGATGACCGAGATGGACTTTGCCACGGGCCACTTGATGGACCCGGACAAGAGCATCTGGATCGGTAGCGACAAGACCGAACATAGCGACGACAAGAG AACCGAACTCAAGCTGGACCGACCGCACGTCCCACTGCTCACCCCCTCCAAGTCCATCCCGGACTCCATCAGCAACCAGTTCATCCGGTTCCGCGAGAGTGATCGCGGCATGGACGCCGCCCAAACGACGGTCCCCTTCTTCGACGCCCAACCCGTAGTTCCCGCTAAACCCGTGCCCCTGTCCGGAGCTGGCCTCTTCCACAAGGGTCGGCCCAAGTTCGGTGGCTTCGTCGCGCCCAAGGTCATGACGTACGACTTTGGCCCCCACGTACAGGCTCCGATCGAGCAAGCGGAAGACGGCGGCCGGCGACTGCCGGCGATCAACTAA